GGGGCTGATGGCGCGCGCCATCCTGGGCGAGACGCCGGAGCATGCCCTGATCCGCCTGCACGGCTCCTTCGCGGCGACGGGGGAGGGGCACGGCACGCACCGCGCCATGGTGGGCGGGCTGGTGGGGCTCGCCCCGGACGACCTGCGCCTCCGCAGCGCGTACGAGGAGGCGGAGGCGGCGGGGCTCGCCTGGGAGTTCCAGGAGGTGGACCTGGGGCCGGACGCGCACCCCAACACCGCCATCCTGGAGGTGCGGCGCGGCGAGGAGCAGGCCGTCGTGCGCGGCGCCTCGGTGGGCGGCGGCCGGGTGCGGGTGGACGAGGTGGACGGCTTTGCCGTGGACCTGGAGGGGGACTATCATACGCTGGTCCTCCTGGCGCACGACGAGCCGGGGACCATCGCCGCGGTCACGGCGATCCTGGCCGGGCACGGCGTGAACCTGGCGACCATGCGGGTGGACCGCACGGGGCGCTACAAGGACGCGCTGATGACGATCGAGGCGGACGAGCCGGTGTCGGACTCGGCGCTGGCGGCGGTGCGGTCGTTCCCGTGGCTGCGCTGGGCGCGGCGGATCGACAGGATCAGCTGACGGACGAATGAATGGAGAATGAAGAATGTAGAACGTAGAAAGGGGTAAGCAGGCTTCTTGCAGGGAGATGGCGCCGGGCCGCCTTTCTACATTCTTCATCCGACATTCTACATTCCGATGCACCGTTCCATCGAGTCGCTGCTCCGCGAGGCCGAACAGACCGGGCACCCCCTCCCGCAGGTGGTGCTGGACGCGGAGGTCGCGGAGACCGGCGCCACCGCCGAGCAGGTACGGGCGCGGATCACGCGGACGCTGGGGATCATGCGCTCGGCAATCGAGGAGGGGCTGAAGGGGGAGGCGCGCTCCCCCTCCGGGCTCACCGGCGGGCGCGCGCGGCTCCTGCACGAGAACGGGGCGCAGATACTGGGGCCGCGCGTCACCACCACGCTGGCGCGGGCCATCGCGACGCTGGAGGTGAACGCCGCCATGGGGCTGATCGTGGCGGCGCCGACGGCGGGGGCCGCGGGCGTGCTCCCCGCGGTGCTGATCAGCGTGGGCGAGTTCATGAAGGTCGACGAGGAGCGCCTGGTGGACGCCATGCTGGTGGCGGGGGGGGTGGGGGGGGTGATCGCGCACCGCGCTTCGCTGGCCGGCGCGGAGGGCGGGTGCCAGGCGGAGACCGGGACGGCGGCGGCGATGTCCGCGGCGGCGGTGACCTGGCTCTACGGCGGGACCGACGAGCAGGTGTCCACCGCCGTGGCGCTCTCGCTCCAGGGGATGCTGGGGCTGATCTGCGACCCCATCGGGGGGCTGGTGGAGATCCCCTGCATCTACCGCAACGCGTCGGCGGCGATGCAGGCGGTCTCCTCGGCGGAGATGGCGCTGGCCGGGCTGGACTTCCCGGTGACCGCGGACGAGGTGATCGACGTGATGGGCGAGGTGGGGCGCCGGATGCCCGCCGCGTACCGCGAAACGGCCATGGGCGGGCTGGCGACCACCCCCTCGGCGCAGCGCCTGGTGCAGCTGGGCGCGCGCCCCTCCGGGAAGCCGAGCGGGATCAGCCGCTAGGCCGCCGCTCCGAAACTTTTCCTCCGGCCCCCGCGTACCCTCCCCATGCCGCTGGTCGTCCTGATCCTCCTCATCGTCTTCGTCGTC
The nucleotide sequence above comes from Longimicrobiaceae bacterium. Encoded proteins:
- the sdaAB gene encoding L-serine ammonia-lyase, iron-sulfur-dependent subunit beta, whose product is MVSLFDILGPTMVGPSSSHTAGACRLGLMARAILGETPEHALIRLHGSFAATGEGHGTHRAMVGGLVGLAPDDLRLRSAYEEAEAAGLAWEFQEVDLGPDAHPNTAILEVRRGEEQAVVRGASVGGGRVRVDEVDGFAVDLEGDYHTLVLLAHDEPGTIAAVTAILAGHGVNLATMRVDRTGRYKDALMTIEADEPVSDSALAAVRSFPWLRWARRIDRIS
- the sdaAA gene encoding L-serine ammonia-lyase, iron-sulfur-dependent, subunit alpha; the encoded protein is MHRSIESLLREAEQTGHPLPQVVLDAEVAETGATAEQVRARITRTLGIMRSAIEEGLKGEARSPSGLTGGRARLLHENGAQILGPRVTTTLARAIATLEVNAAMGLIVAAPTAGAAGVLPAVLISVGEFMKVDEERLVDAMLVAGGVGGVIAHRASLAGAEGGCQAETGTAAAMSAAAVTWLYGGTDEQVSTAVALSLQGMLGLICDPIGGLVEIPCIYRNASAAMQAVSSAEMALAGLDFPVTADEVIDVMGEVGRRMPAAYRETAMGGLATTPSAQRLVQLGARPSGKPSGISR